CGAGCGCGAGGATCGGCAGGAAGTAGGACGAGGGGTCGGCCACGCCGTAGCTGAACGTCACGGCGCACTCGATGATGCAGCCGGCCGCGATCGCCAGCAGCAGCTGTCGGCGCGGCCCGGGGCCGGCCGTGCGGACCGCCACGCCGATCGCGAGAGCGGACAGGGCCAGGAACGGGTAGACGTAGAGCGCCAGGAAGCGCGCTTGGGCGGACGAAGGGTGGAAGTGTCCGAAGAACTCCCGGTACTGGGCGGCCCGCAGATGGTCGAGGACGGCTCCCCAGGCGGGGGCGAGCAGCGGCCACTGCACGGTCCCGGGGTGGAAGGCCCGCCAGGCGACGAAGCCGTAGGACAGCAGCGGCAACAGCAAGCCGGCCAGCGCCGGGGCGAACAGGCGCGCCGACAGGCCCCGCCGTCGCACCGGGATCGCGAGCGCGAGCGTCAGGGGCGCCGCCAGCAGCAGGGCCGTCGCGTGGTGCGCCAGCCCGAGGCCGCAGACCAGGCCCCAGGCGGCCGCGCCGCGCCGGGAGCCCGCGCCGGTGACGGCGGCGGACTCGTCCAGTCGCCCGAGCAGGCGCAGGGCCAGCAGCGCCGCGCCGCAGGACCAGGCCACGTGCCAAGAGCCGGTCTCGGCCAGCGTCGTCTCGAAGGTCCAGATGGGGTTCAGGCCGAAGAGAAGCACGGGCAGCCACGCCAGCACGGCGCCGCCGCGCCCGTCCGCGACCAGGCGGCGAGCCAAACGGTGCAGCAGCGCGACGGCCACCGCGCCGCCCAGCGCGCTCCAGGCGTTGGCGGCGTAGGCCCAGCCGACCCCGCAGGCGTGCAGGAGCGACACGAACGGGTGACCGAGCAGCGTGTAGAGCGGATAGCCCGTGGGGTGGGCGATGCCGCGGGTCGCCAGCACCAGCGTGAACTCCGCCGCGTCCTTGTCCCCGACCGCCGGCGGCGCGAGCACCAGGTAGAGGGCCAGCGCGCCGATCCCGGCCAGGAGCGAAGGCGTCCA
This bacterium DNA region includes the following protein-coding sequences:
- a CDS encoding DUF2723 domain-containing protein, which encodes MVKGTKPTTPGSPAILAGSADWTPSLLAGIGALALYLVLAPPAVGDKDAAEFTLVLATRGIAHPTGYPLYTLLGHPFVSLLHACGVGWAYAANAWSALGGAVAVALLHRLARRLVADGRGGAVLAWLPVLLFGLNPIWTFETTLAETGSWHVAWSCGAALLALRLLGRLDESAAVTGAGSRRGAAAWGLVCGLGLAHHATALLLAAPLTLALAIPVRRRGLSARLFAPALAGLLLPLLSYGFVAWRAFHPGTVQWPLLAPAWGAVLDHLRAAQYREFFGHFHPSSAQARFLALYVYPFLALSALAIGVAVRTAGPGPRRQLLLAIAAGCIIECAVTFSYGVADPSSYFLPILAL